GGATAATCAATATCATGATGCTCTGTAAAACAAATAGTTTTAAGACCAAGTGAAACAGCATGTCGGATCATTTCTTCCATAGGAGATTCAGAATCGGAAGAAAAGCTGGTATGTAAATGATAATCTGCAAGAATCATAAAAAACTCCTTTGTAAATAGTTAATATAATACTTTTATTATATACATTATGACAGAAAGGTAAAGAAAAAATAAAATCTATGTAAAAAGTTCTTTAAATATAAGAGTAGGTTTGTTAAAATTATTTATGTCGGAATAACGACAAATGAAATATATGTGGGAGATCCAATAAGAGGGTCTGTAAAAACACAGGAGGAATCGTAAAAAATGAATACACTAACACATGTCGGTAATCTGTTTGCGTTTATCGGCGGACTTGGAATGTTCCTGTATGGAATGGATATCATGGCATCAGGACTTCAAAAGACAGCAGGAAATAAGATGAAAGACCTGCTTGGCTATTTAACAAATAATCGTATTTTAGGTGTACTTGTAGGAGCACTGGTTACAGCAATTATTCAGAGTTCATCAGCAACCACTGTTATGGTTGTAGGTTTTGTAAATGCAGGGATTATGAATCTTACACAGGCAGCCGGTGTTATCATGGGAGCCAATGTAGGTACAACGATCACGGCATGGCTGGTATCAGCTAATGAATGGGCGGGAGCGTTAAAACCAGATTTTTTTGCACCATTTATTTTAGGAATCGGAGCTTTCATCATCACATTCTCTAATAAGCAGAAGATGACACAGAAAGCGGAGATTGCCGTCGGATTTGGTATTTTATTTATTGGATTATCATCTATGTCATCATCCATTGGAGTATATCAGGATAGTCCGGTATTCTACAAAGCATTTCAGGTATTAGGAGGAAATCCGATCCTTGGTATTTTAGTCGGCGCTGTTGTTACAGCGATCATTCAGAGTTCATCTGCATCTGTCGGTATTTTACAGACATTAGCGATGAGAGGAATCGTAAACTGGAGATCAGCGATCTTTATTACGTTAGGGCAGAATATTGGTACTTGTATCACAGCAATCTTATCTAGTGCGGGTGCAAATAAAACAGCAAAAAGAGCAGCTGTGATCCATTTAAGTTTTAATGTATTAGGTGCAGCTATTTATGGGGTGATCATGACGATTTTCTTTGGAATCTTCCCAGATCTTGCAATGCAGCATATATCCAGTACACAGATTTCCATTTTCCACTCGATCTTTAACATATCTGTGACGATACTGTTATTCCCATTCGCGAATGCATTGGTAAAATTATCTGGACTTATCATTCGTGAAGAGCCAGTAGAAGACGAAGAAGAAGAACCAGAAGAGAAAGCATTACGTCACTTAGATCCACGTATTCTTGAAACACCTGCATTTGCAGTTGAGAATGCAGTGAAAGAAGTGGTACGTATGGGTGAAATCGTATTAAAGAATTTAAATCGTGTAACAAAAGAAGCAATGAGTGGAGAACCAAGACAGAGTAAGATCGATAAAGTTCATAATGATGAACAGGTGATCAACCATTTAGAACCAATGATCACAGAATATCTTGTAAAGATCAGTCATTTGGCGATCACAGAAAAAGAGATGAAAGTTGTCAACAATCTGTTTGATTCGATCACAGATATTGAGCGTTCAGGAGATCATGTAGAGAATATGGCAGGATATCTGCAGCATATCAAGGATATGAATGAAAATATTTCAGAAGATGCGATTGAAGAGCTTAGAAATATGAATAATATTGTAAGAGCTGCATTTGAGTCAGCAATCCGTGCGATTGAATTTGACGATACCAAAGAAGCAAAAGAAGCATTATCTTATGCAGAAGATGTATATTGTACAAGAAAGATCATCAGAAAGAGACATATTCAGAGAATGAAAGATGGAGATTGTTCTCCAGATATTGGTGTATATTTCCTTGATATCATTTCCAGTATGGAAAGAATTGCAGGATATGCATTTACAATTGCAAGATACATTTTAAGTCAGAATGATGAAGAAGAATAAGGAAAAGTTTTTTATTCATTGTGCCGAAGAAACGGGATAAAATTTGGTAGAAT
The sequence above is drawn from the Anaerostipes hadrus ATCC 29173 = JCM 17467 genome and encodes:
- a CDS encoding Na/Pi cotransporter family protein, which translates into the protein MNTLTHVGNLFAFIGGLGMFLYGMDIMASGLQKTAGNKMKDLLGYLTNNRILGVLVGALVTAIIQSSSATTVMVVGFVNAGIMNLTQAAGVIMGANVGTTITAWLVSANEWAGALKPDFFAPFILGIGAFIITFSNKQKMTQKAEIAVGFGILFIGLSSMSSSIGVYQDSPVFYKAFQVLGGNPILGILVGAVVTAIIQSSSASVGILQTLAMRGIVNWRSAIFITLGQNIGTCITAILSSAGANKTAKRAAVIHLSFNVLGAAIYGVIMTIFFGIFPDLAMQHISSTQISIFHSIFNISVTILLFPFANALVKLSGLIIREEPVEDEEEEPEEKALRHLDPRILETPAFAVENAVKEVVRMGEIVLKNLNRVTKEAMSGEPRQSKIDKVHNDEQVINHLEPMITEYLVKISHLAITEKEMKVVNNLFDSITDIERSGDHVENMAGYLQHIKDMNENISEDAIEELRNMNNIVRAAFESAIRAIEFDDTKEAKEALSYAEDVYCTRKIIRKRHIQRMKDGDCSPDIGVYFLDIISSMERIAGYAFTIARYILSQNDEEE